TCTCTGTGAGaacgggctgtctgacagaaaggtaaaactatgaaaatattctcaatatagcgtacacttaaactgttatggggttttttggtggctaaaattTGCCTTGCTGTCACTCCGTCCACAGCAGAACATCGCTTAGCTTCTTTGTTGGGACttctgctgcttctccaaacctATCatcatctactgtaggtaaaacactgactttgggacacaaccccacttcaaaaaaatccaaactatccctttatcAGCCACTAAATGGGTACAATTGTGTTTCCTGCAAGTGTTAGTTAATGcagtagctgacaggaagtaaacatggaccAAAGCTGTTGCCCTAGTCACAATATAACACTTACTGTAGAGCCATCCTGTTATGTCTCTTCTCAGGAAAATTCTTTGTGTTAAATGTTCTCAGAACGGTCTGTATTGTTTGCAGGCAAAGAGAACTCTACAGTATGTTCCACAGCAGACTAACTGAGACATGTAAAAAGCACATAAAGAATGACAGATAGAGGGAAAGACTTACGCAGACACTCATTGGCCTCGCGGGCATTGGCCCTCTGCCACGGTCGGTCATAGTGAAAGGGCTTGCAGCGGTCACATTCGGGTCCCTCTGTGTTGTGCTTGCAGTCACACACTAGTTTGCCTTCCTTGTCTTTCAGGCAGCGTGAGCCGTGTCCATTGCATTTACACCTCCCGCCCACCTGGAAGTCTCCCACTGCATAGAAATAAGTTGGCAGCGTGGATGTCACCGCCATGGGGTCGTCGTCCCTCCCTCCGCTGTTGCTTCCGGCCCCCAGTTGCAGCTCCCGGGGCAGCTGGGGCCGGCTGAAGACCACACGGATGTCGGTGACGGTTACCCAGTCCTGGAGGACGGGGCTGTTGTCAAAGTCTTTGCCGGAGGGCCGTCCGTCCAGAGTGCTGAAAGCAATGAGTCCTCCAGACAGCGGGTAGAGGTCAGTGTGGCCATCTGTGCATAGAGCCTCCTGTTCGTTCTGCTTGGTAATGGTTGCTCTGTTGGGCCGGTTGTACATACGCCGGCACTGTGAGGAGTAGAACTGGTAGGGCATCCAGGTCTTGCCGTAGTCCATGCTCTTATATATGGCCAGGGACTCGGGTCGTGGTGAACAGAACTGCAGGCTAACATAGGTGATCTCAAACTTTTTCCCCAGTGAAAGGGTGAGAGTCACATTGTGTGGCGAGGTGTTCAGATTCTCTGACTGCCAGCAGGTGAGGTTGTGGGCTGAGTTGAGGTCAGTGAGGTAGGTAGCAGGGTGGGCACGGCGGGGGTCGGCTGCGTCGCAGATTTGGCACGTGCGCACAGAAGGCCGATCGTCGCCCCGCTCCACCACGCTGCAGGAACGGGACGGAGGCCGGCCACAGACGCTGGACACCATCACCTCCTTGCCGAAGGCGGCATTGATAAACTCGGGGATACAGCGCCGGGCTGCGCCTGTGTCATCGTAGCAAGGGTCTGGGGGGGTCTGCTGCCCTGCGAAGGGATTGGTGGCACTGTGGGTGGAGGCTGAGCATGCCAGGAGGCACAGGCCCAGCAGGCACCTCCAGGGTTCCCTCATCCTGCTCAGAGGGGcctgtgtgtgagcgtgtgtctgtgtttatgcACGGATGAGTCTTTGTGCGTGTACCCAAgagtctgtgtgtaaatgtaaacGTGTCGTCGTGCAgatgtgtccgtgtgtgtgtgtgtgactttccCCTATGTGTGTGAGGGAAGGAGAGTGTCTGAGCTCAGTGACCCTTCACTTCAGGCTGACCAGAGCCCTTCCtgtaagagagagaaacaaacacaaaggtcAGTGTCAGAGACATATTTTTACCATAATAGGATATAAAATTTAAAGTGACGCTGATCTAATGCTACTGTATAAAATCATCCACAAATTATATTTGCCCTTATAAAGCAAATTACATTGTATCTCTTGTACTGTACAATCACAAGTGAAtgttttcattgactaaaaGCCTGTCAGAGGGTAAGACAGTGAGCTGGGGGGCCCCAAGAGAAAGGATGTGACCATTTAAAGAGAGACATTAGTGGCTGCAAGTGACTGCATCCTGAATTTTAATGCCGGCCTCTCATTCAGCACTTCCATTCAGGTCAAAACTGGCCAAGCCTTCTGGTCATGCTTGAGCAGCATGGCAGAAGTCACCCTATAATCCCTGTTGATGCTGCGAAGCAGTGGACCGTGTGTGACCCTGGTCAAACTTCTGCTTTAGGAGTGAAAAAAAAGGACGAACTATTTTATATATTAAGCTtttttaagtgattttttttttgcaggaatTTGACAGTAAATCAAGCGTTGCAACACTATTGTTACACGGTGCTGACCCTCGAGAGGGGAGCATTATGTTCATTCACTGAACCAGAAAATTCACCAAAAGTGATAGCTATTTGAGGATTATACTCTGCATTAGAAGAACTGAGGCCATGAGACTCTATTCAAGCCTTTTTAATTCTTTGGGTCAAGATAGGTACCTGGATGACATCATTCATACGCTCACAGCGAGACGAGGGGCCTCTCGGTCCCAAAGAGAGAAAGATTGAAGCGGGGGGGACAGAGAAAGCCTTGGGGcgaagagaaagacagagaaagagatgtATATAGCCTGAGGCTTTTCCTTCCCTAATCCCCTTTTTACTTCCCTGGGTGTCAAATCCAGAAGAGCCCTATTTCAAAACAGACAGCTGAGGGGTTGAGAAGGCACCCCAACCCTCTTTGCGAGGTATTTATTAAATTACAATGAATCACACCCACCTCCTCCTTACCCTCACTCTCCCTCTTATACTACACCATCCCTCTTCATCTTGGTAGAACAAAAGGCCGCCTCTGTATCCACTTCAGTCAAGCGGAGGAAGGCAGACAGACGGATTTAAGGGGAGTCGGAAAAACAAAAGTTTCGTTCTTTTCTTATGTGAGGGGTCCAAAGCTAGCAACCCTCTGAAAAAAGGGCCCAGTGGCCTGGTAAATAGGGCCACTCTTCTGTGCTCAAGTGCTTAAACCCAAGCCATTTGGCCTCTTCTCAAGCGCAGATTGGGTGTTAGAGGAAAATACCACGAGGGACTTACACAGAGCAGAAAGACTGTCACAAAGTGGAGGTACAACAACCCTCGAAATTGAAACCACATCTTTTAAACTGCCTTTTCTGCTTCATTTTGAACTCTACTTGGAATAAAGAGTGTATATTTGGAGTGCATGAGCCACGAAATTTGAAAACCTGAACTTGAAAACACTATAAAAAATCCCCTGCTATTACAATATTCAACATATGAAAAATGGATTTCAGGGAATGGGCCTGCTCATAAATGACTGGAGTAAGAGTGGGGCCTTGCCAGGACAGATAAGGACATTGATCAATGACATGTGTCTGAGGACGAGGAGGTTAAAGTGGGCACGCAGGCGGGAGTTCATCAGCCGAGGCACTCCATCAAAAGGCTGGCCGTGGTAAAGCTGGCGGGCCCCGACACCCACTGGGGAGGGCATGGAGAGACGGCTGATAGAATTAGCAACTCATTAGCATCCAGGCCCAGCTTCCATCAGCGGCAGGCTCATCCGAGAAAAGAGACAGCGGGGAGGCTcggagagggaaggagggggtAAGGAGCCGGAGTAAAGGGGGAAGAATTTATGACAGGtgaggaagaaaggaaaaagaCGGAGAGAGGGAATTATTCAGACTTCATGTTTGATGGGCATGTTGTTGAGGGAGTGAGAGGAAGTtagaaagtttaaaaaaaacacaggcagGAAAATACTTGACAGACTTATGAGGCTGAAAAAGAGGACAAACAGGAACAAGGAAAGAAGAGTTTTAGTAGATAAGGAGGACACACAAGGGGGAGAAAAACAGCGAGGGGCACGACAGTGATAAAGCAGAACTGACTCGAGGGAGGCCGAGCGAGGACAGATATGAATGGAAGCCGTAGGAGAGAGAGCGAAAGtgacagagatggagggagggagttgAGGAAAGGACATAAAAaatgagagagatggagagagaaacagagaggggagacagaTTAAGGTGGAGGACTGCATTGGTCTGTGTCTGGACTTTGGATGACTAAATATGGTGCGGTCCGCCGTGCTGCCGGGCCTGCTGGGAGATTCTTCCAGGGTCTGGTGCTGTCAGGCGCGTCTGGCAGATGAGCATGTAGgttaaacagagagagaacagtGACAAGGCTGTTTAATTCCACTCTGTACGCCCTCTGAAATAGATGCTAGCCTCGTGTTACGCTTCCTCTGAGCAACACTACACTGTGGCAAAAAGCTGGTATCTATTAAAAACTTATTCTATATCGCTATAAAAGCTGCAAAAATGTGAGCCAGCTCCACAAAATTTTTCTGCATCCATAAGCTGTGCCAGGACATCAGCACAGTGGTGTAGCTGGCTGACCTTTGAAATTGTAAAGAATCTGTTTCAGCCAGAAAAGTCTTTGCTTTCAGCATCGACAGTGTGTTTAACAAGCCACAATTTCCCCTCAGTGGGGGCAGACATTGTCTTTCATTAAATGTGGTTGAAGTAGCAACAGCTG
The nucleotide sequence above comes from Epinephelus lanceolatus isolate andai-2023 chromosome 21, ASM4190304v1, whole genome shotgun sequence. Encoded proteins:
- the ntn2 gene encoding netrin 2, with protein sequence MREPWRCLLGLCLLACSASTHSATNPFAGQQTPPDPCYDDTGAARRCIPEFINAAFGKEVMVSSVCGRPPSRSCSVVERGDDRPSVRTCQICDAADPRRAHPATYLTDLNSAHNLTCWQSENLNTSPHNVTLTLSLGKKFEITYVSLQFCSPRPESLAIYKSMDYGKTWMPYQFYSSQCRRMYNRPNRATITKQNEQEALCTDGHTDLYPLSGGLIAFSTLDGRPSGKDFDNSPVLQDWVTVTDIRVVFSRPQLPRELQLGAGSNSGGRDDDPMAVTSTLPTYFYAVGDFQVGGRCKCNGHGSRCLKDKEGKLVCDCKHNTEGPECDRCKPFHYDRPWQRANAREANECLPCNCNLHARRCRFNMELYKLSGRKSGGVCMNCRHNTAGRHCHYCKEGFYRDMARPITHRRACKACDCHPVGAAGKTCNQTTGQCPCKDGVTGITCNRCAKGYQQSRSPVAPCIKIPVVNPTAVVSSTEEPADCESYCKPVKGNLKINMKKYCKKDYAVQVNVLDMETVGDWAKFSVNLVSVYKSRGEPLKRGDNILWVHMKDLACKCPKIQMSKRFLVMGGSDGGTSPATGPGVGPGGGATSPGAERVGLVADKNSLVIQWRDVWTRRLRKFQRKEKKGKCSKA